In Deinobacterium chartae, the genomic stretch GAGGCGCACGGTAGTACTCGCATTCGGCCTGCTGCTTCCCGCCGCCCTGCTCGCGTCGGCGCGGGCGGCCGACGGTAAAGCCCTGTACTCGGCAAACTGTGCCGGCTGCCATCAGGCGACCGGCAAAGGGGTGCCGAACGCCTTTCCACCGCTGGCCGCGCACCTGCCCAAGGTCGTGGCCGCCAAGAACGGCCGCGCCTACTTGATCAACGTGGTGCTCTACGGCCTGCAGGGTCAGATCCGGGCTGGCGGCGCGAACTACAACGGGGCCATGCCGGGGTTCGCGCAGCTCAAGGACGACGAGGTCGCGGCGGTGCTGAACTACACGCTCACCGCCTGGGGCAACAAACTGCCTGCCGGTCAGAAGCCGCTGAGTGCGGCTGAGGTCAAAAAAGAGCGCGCTGCCAAGAAAACGGCCGCTCAGGTACTGAAACTGCGCCCCAAGGGCCTGAAGTAAACCTGGCCCCACGGTGGCCCGCTCTGCGGCGGGCTACCGATTGTTCTTAGGACAATTGCCACCCTGAGACGGTCGAAACTAGACTGCATGGGTATGTCACGCGCTCCCGCCACCCGGTTCGACCTGCTGCGCCTGCCGCTGGTCGGCCGTTTCCTGCGCTGGCGGTACGCGCGCTTCGCGCTGCAGCTGCCGCTGCTGCTGCTGGCCCTGCTCGCGATCCTCGAGGGGCTGCTGGGCAGTCAGCTCGCCGCCAAGAACCTCGCGACCGTCTCGGTGTGGCTGCATTACCGCGGTCTGGTGGTGCTGGCCCTGCTGATCATTGGAAACCTGTTCTGCGCCGCCTGCCCGCTGATGCTGACCCGCGGCCCGACCCGGCTGCTCAAGCGCTTTGTGCCCGAGCTGCGCTGGCCGCGCGCGCTGCGCAACAAGTACACCGTGCTGGCCCTCACCGCTGCCTATATCTTTGCCTACGAGTACTTCGACCTGTGGGCCAGCCCCTGGCTGACCGCCTGGCTGATGATCGGGTACTTCGGAGCCGCGCTGGTCATCGATACCCTCTTTCCTGCCGGGACCTTCTGCAGGTACGTGTGCCCGCTGGGCAACTTCAACTTTGCGCTGTCGCACGGCAGCCCGTCGCAGATCACCGCACGCGACCCCTCGAGGTGCGCTTCCTGCGAGGGCAAGTACTGCCTCAACGGCCGCGTCGAGGATGCCTCGGGCCGGGGCACGCTGCGCGGCACGCACCGCTTCGAAACGCTCACCCCGCTGGCGATGGCAGGCGGCAGCCCTGCCCCCGTGGGCCACTTTCCCGGCTGCGAGACCGAGCTGTTCGTTCCGGCATTAAAGAGCAACCAGGACTGCACGCTGTGTCTGAACTGCCTGCGGGCCTGCCCGTACGACAACGTGGCCCTCGAGCTGCGCCCGCCTGCGCGCTCGTGGGAACAGGTGCGCCCCAAGGCGGACTGGCTGCTGCTGGGCACCGTGCTGTTTTTCGCCGGGCTGGCCAACGCCTTCGCGATGGTGCCGCCGTTTTACGCGCTGGCCGAGCGTCTCTCCGGTCTGCTGGGCACCCGCAGCGAGGGTGTGCTGCTGCCGCTGCTGCTCGGCCCGCCGCTGCTGCTGGGCACCCTGGGCAGCCTGGGGGTCTTTGTGGCCTCCAGCCGCCTCCTGGGGCTGCGCGAGGGCTGGAGCGCGGCGCTGCGCCGCTGGGGAGCCGTCCTGCTGCCGATGTCCTTTGCGATGTGGGCCGGGCACTACAGCTTTCACTTCCTGACCGGCTGGGCCTCGATCATCCCGGCCTTCTGGCAGGCCCTGGCCACCCTGGGCCTGCCGGTCCCCCCACCCGACTGGACCCTGGCCGCCCTGGTTCCCGAGAACTTCCTGTTTCCGCTGCAGGTCGTGATCCTCTACAGCGGTTTCGGAGCGGGCTGCTACTTCGCTTTCCGCCGCGCCCGCGCGCTCGGCAACCCGCGCGCGGCCCTGCCGATCCTGGCGTGGCTGGGTATGCTGTCGGTCATCGCCCTGCTGATCCTGGCCCAGCCGATGGAGATGCGCGGCACCCTGCTCGATCCCGGCACCGCGTCCGGCGCCCCCCTGTGACCCTGCAACCCTGTGACCTTATGACCCGAACTGCAAGCGCACTTCTGACTGCCCTCAGCCTGGCCGCACTGCCGCTGCTGAGCCCACCTGCCCACGCCCACGCCGAACCGGTGCAGGTCGTGGCCAACCTTTCCCTCGAGGCCGAAGCCACCCCCCTCCAGCTCGGCCTGGTCGGGCAGACCTCCACCCTGCCGGTGCGCGGCGCGGTGGTCGAGGTGCGCCTCTATCCCGAAGACGACGCGTGGCGACGGCGCCTCGAGCAGGGGGGTGGGACGGTGTCCACCACCGACCTCTCGATCCTGCCCGGCAACGCGCTCGATACGGTGCACCTCGAGGAGGTCCGGACCGCCGACTACCGGGGCCGCCTGCGCCCCCTCGAGGCCGGACGTTACGTTCTGGCCGTGCTGGATACCACCTTCAAGGGCGAAACCGCCCTCGCCGCGCGCGCCTTTGAGGTGAGCCCGGGGCGGAGCAGCGCGCTGGTCACCGCGCTGCTCCCCAAGACCCAGACCCCCACCTCTTATCTGGTGTGGGCCCTGATCGGCCTGGCGGTTCCGGCGCTGATCGTGCTGGGCGTGGTGTTCGTGGGCCGTCCGGACCGCCGCGCCAAGCCCGAGTCCGACCACTGACCGAAACCCACGGATTCCCAAAGAGGGGGCCTGCCGCAGTGGCAAGCCCCCTCCGGTCGCGTCAGCTTCCTGCGGCACAGACCCCCTGGAGTCCTTACAGCTCGATGTACTTGGGCGGATAGGCGTGCAGCACCAGGTAGATGATCCAGCCGGTTACCGCCACGTACAGCCATACCGGCACGGTCCAGCGCGCCCACGCACGGTGACGGGCAAAGAAGCTGCCCGCCGCACCCGAGCGGGTCGCAGTCGGAGCGAGGCTGCCGCCGCTGGCCCCGCGCCCCTTGAGGGCGTTGTAAATCACGACCAGCGCCATCGGGCCGTTCGCTGCCGCCAAGATGGTGTGGCTTCCGAGCAGGATGTAGTAGGCCAGGCGCCACTCCTCGGGACCGTTGTAGCCCCTCGAGGCCCCCAGCAGGGTCTTGGTGATGTAGAGCGCCAGAAACAGGGCGGCAAAGGCGGTCGCCGTGACCATGGCGCGCATGTGCCAGGTGCGCTGGCCCCGGCGGATCAGGATCACGCCGACGATCAGGGACAGGCCGCTGAGCACGATCGTGATGATCGACCAGAAGCTGACCAGTTCTGCGAGGTTCGCGTTCGCGGGCATCGAATGTTCCTCCTGCGCGACCACCCCTCGAGGGGGCAGGTGGCGCGTACGGTACGTTTCGTACAGCGGTTTCTAGGGTATCAGACCGCCTCTGGGACAGGAGCCCCTTGGCCTGTGCCCAGGTCGGTCCCTCAGGGTCTCGA encodes the following:
- a CDS encoding 4Fe-4S ferredoxin, encoding MSRAPATRFDLLRLPLVGRFLRWRYARFALQLPLLLLALLAILEGLLGSQLAAKNLATVSVWLHYRGLVVLALLIIGNLFCAACPLMLTRGPTRLLKRFVPELRWPRALRNKYTVLALTAAYIFAYEYFDLWASPWLTAWLMIGYFGAALVIDTLFPAGTFCRYVCPLGNFNFALSHGSPSQITARDPSRCASCEGKYCLNGRVEDASGRGTLRGTHRFETLTPLAMAGGSPAPVGHFPGCETELFVPALKSNQDCTLCLNCLRACPYDNVALELRPPARSWEQVRPKADWLLLGTVLFFAGLANAFAMVPPFYALAERLSGLLGTRSEGVLLPLLLGPPLLLGTLGSLGVFVASSRLLGLREGWSAALRRWGAVLLPMSFAMWAGHYSFHFLTGWASIIPAFWQALATLGLPVPPPDWTLAALVPENFLFPLQVVILYSGFGAGCYFAFRRARALGNPRAALPILAWLGMLSVIALLILAQPMEMRGTLLDPGTASGAPL
- a CDS encoding c-type cytochrome, coding for MRRTVVLAFGLLLPAALLASARAADGKALYSANCAGCHQATGKGVPNAFPPLAAHLPKVVAAKNGRAYLINVVLYGLQGQIRAGGANYNGAMPGFAQLKDDEVAAVLNYTLTAWGNKLPAGQKPLSAAEVKKERAAKKTAAQVLKLRPKGLK
- a CDS encoding DUF420 domain-containing protein translates to MPANANLAELVSFWSIITIVLSGLSLIVGVILIRRGQRTWHMRAMVTATAFAALFLALYITKTLLGASRGYNGPEEWRLAYYILLGSHTILAAANGPMALVVIYNALKGRGASGGSLAPTATRSGAAGSFFARHRAWARWTVPVWLYVAVTGWIIYLVLHAYPPKYIEL